From bacterium, the proteins below share one genomic window:
- the serA gene encoding phosphoglycerate dehydrogenase — protein MPKVLVSDKLSEEGLRILRAGAGLEVDVKTELKPEELEKIIGDYEALIIRSNTKVTASLLEKAKKLKIVGRAGIGVDNVDCPAASKYGIIVENTPSGNATTTAEQAIAMLFSVSRMIPQATMSMKEGKWDKKSFVGRELTNKVLGVVGVGNIGKIVADRALGLKMKVIGFDPFLTPEAATQMGIELVGLEDLFRRADYITVHVPLTDKTRNLINKDSFAIMKKGVFLINCARGGIVNEADLLQALEEGKVAGAGLDVFEKEPPAADSALVKHPRVVCTPHLGASTDEAQLNVAIEVAEQVVNYFATGEVKNAVNFPSISGELAKILKPYLSLTEKMGLLQGQLAEGTPQQITIEYTGEIAKYPVAPMTVCVLKGLLEPMLDNVSVNYVNSPVIAKERGIKVVESKVQDTQDFASLITVTLETSSGIRRVSGTIFGKTNPRLVRIDNFYLEAVPEGTILVVRNQDRPGVIGNIGTLLGKNSVNISRMQLGLNRDSGEALALYNIDGHAPEQVLNELKALPNILSVKEVRL, from the coding sequence ATGCCTAAAGTTCTAGTCAGTGACAAACTCAGCGAAGAAGGCCTGCGCATCCTGCGGGCCGGCGCCGGCCTCGAGGTCGACGTCAAGACCGAGCTCAAGCCCGAGGAGCTGGAAAAGATCATCGGCGATTACGAAGCCTTGATCATTCGCTCCAACACCAAGGTGACGGCCTCCCTTCTCGAGAAGGCCAAGAAGCTCAAGATCGTCGGCCGCGCCGGCATCGGCGTCGACAACGTCGATTGTCCGGCCGCCAGCAAGTACGGCATCATCGTCGAGAACACGCCGAGCGGCAATGCGACCACGACCGCCGAGCAGGCCATCGCCATGCTTTTCTCGGTTTCGCGGATGATCCCTCAAGCGACCATGTCGATGAAAGAGGGGAAATGGGACAAGAAGAGCTTCGTCGGCCGCGAGCTGACCAATAAGGTCTTGGGCGTCGTTGGGGTCGGCAACATCGGCAAGATCGTCGCCGACCGGGCTCTGGGTCTCAAAATGAAGGTGATCGGTTTCGATCCTTTCCTCACGCCCGAGGCCGCGACCCAGATGGGCATCGAGCTGGTCGGGCTCGAAGACCTCTTCCGCCGGGCCGATTACATCACGGTCCACGTGCCGCTGACCGACAAGACCCGCAACCTCATCAATAAAGATTCCTTCGCGATCATGAAGAAGGGCGTCTTCCTGATCAATTGCGCCCGCGGCGGCATCGTCAACGAGGCCGATCTGCTGCAGGCGCTGGAAGAGGGGAAAGTGGCCGGCGCCGGTCTCGACGTCTTCGAGAAGGAGCCGCCGGCAGCGGACTCGGCCCTGGTGAAGCATCCGCGGGTTGTTTGCACGCCGCACCTCGGCGCCTCGACCGACGAAGCCCAGCTCAACGTCGCCATCGAGGTGGCCGAGCAGGTCGTCAATTACTTCGCCACCGGCGAGGTCAAAAATGCCGTCAATTTTCCCAGTATTTCCGGTGAATTAGCCAAGATTCTGAAGCCGTATCTTTCGCTCACGGAAAAGATGGGCTTGCTCCAAGGCCAGCTGGCCGAAGGCACGCCTCAGCAGATCACCATCGAGTACACCGGCGAGATCGCCAAGTACCCGGTGGCGCCAATGACGGTCTGCGTGCTCAAGGGCTTGCTCGAGCCGATGCTCGACAACGTGAGCGTCAACTACGTCAACTCGCCGGTCATCGCGAAGGAGCGGGGCATCAAGGTGGTCGAGTCGAAGGTCCAAGACACCCAGGACTTCGCCAGCCTGATCACGGTGACGCTGGAAACCAGCAGCGGCATCCGCCGGGTTTCGGGCACCATCTTCGGCAAGACCAACCCGCGCCTGGTCCGGATCGACAATTTCTATCTCGAGGCCGTGCCCGAGGGCACCATCTTGGTGGTTCGCAACCAGGATCGTCCCGGCGTCATCGGCAACATCGGGACCTTGCTCGGCAAGAATAGCGTCAACATCTCGCGGATGCAGCTCGGTCTCAATCGCGACAGCGGCGAGGCTCTGGCCCTCTATAATATCGACGGCCACGCGCCGGAGCAGGTCCTGAACGAGCTAAAGGCTTTGCCCAATATCCTCTCGGTCAAGGAAGTGCGACTCTAA
- a CDS encoding alanine--glyoxylate aminotransferase family protein — MYRYRLMAPGPTPVPESVLTKMALPIIHHRTEAFEKVVAEVREGLKWLYQTKNEVLIFAASGTGAMEGAVVNLLSKSDKALVVDGGKFGERWWKICKAYGIAHDVIKVEWGQAVDPKIIEQKLKENDYRAVFMQASETSTGVGHPVKAVADLVKSYPNTALVVDAITALGVIDIPTDQWGIDVLITGSQKALMLPPGLAFASVSPKALALCEKSDLPKFYFDFKRELKSIQENTTAWTPAVSLIIGLQEVLRMMKAEGLEHLFKRHAIQAKATREGLKAMGLKLFAPDAPSDAVTAAYSPEGMDAGKIVKALKNQFNMTIAGGQDQAKGKIFRIGHLGYYDPMDILNVLAAVESALIKNGHSIVPGVGLGAAMKVLMEG; from the coding sequence ATGTATCGTTATCGCCTCATGGCCCCCGGTCCCACGCCCGTCCCCGAATCGGTTTTGACCAAGATGGCCCTGCCCATCATCCACCACCGCACCGAAGCTTTCGAAAAGGTCGTTGCCGAGGTCCGGGAAGGCCTGAAGTGGCTCTACCAGACCAAGAATGAGGTTTTGATCTTCGCCGCCAGCGGCACCGGCGCCATGGAAGGCGCCGTCGTCAACCTGCTTTCGAAGAGTGACAAGGCTCTCGTGGTCGACGGCGGAAAGTTCGGCGAGCGCTGGTGGAAAATCTGCAAGGCTTACGGCATCGCCCACGACGTCATCAAGGTGGAGTGGGGCCAAGCCGTCGATCCCAAGATCATCGAGCAGAAGCTGAAAGAGAACGACTACCGCGCCGTTTTCATGCAGGCTTCCGAGACCTCGACCGGCGTGGGTCATCCGGTGAAGGCCGTCGCCGACTTGGTGAAGAGCTATCCCAACACCGCCCTGGTCGTCGACGCGATCACCGCTCTCGGGGTCATCGACATCCCCACCGATCAGTGGGGCATCGACGTCCTCATCACCGGTTCGCAGAAAGCCCTCATGCTGCCGCCGGGCCTGGCCTTCGCTTCGGTCAGCCCCAAGGCCCTAGCCCTCTGCGAGAAGAGCGACTTGCCTAAGTTCTATTTCGACTTCAAGCGCGAGCTGAAATCGATCCAGGAGAACACCACCGCCTGGACGCCGGCCGTCTCGCTGATCATCGGCCTCCAAGAGGTGCTGCGGATGATGAAGGCCGAAGGCCTCGAGCATCTTTTCAAGCGCCATGCGATCCAAGCCAAGGCGACTCGCGAGGGGCTCAAGGCGATGGGTCTCAAGCTTTTCGCGCCTGATGCGCCTTCCGATGCGGTCACCGCCGCTTACTCGCCGGAGGGGATGGACGCCGGCAAGATCGTCAAGGCGCTCAAGAACCAATTCAACATGACCATCGCCGGCGGCCAGGACCAGGCCAAGGGCAAGATCTTCCGCATCGGCCACCTCGGCTATTACGACCCGATGGACATCCTCAACGTCCTGGCCGCGGTCGAATCGGCGCTCATCAAGAACGGCCATAGCATCGTCCCGGGAGTGGGGCTAGGTGCGGCGATGAAAGTATTAATGGAGGGGTGA
- a CDS encoding LuxR C-terminal-related transcriptional regulator — protein MRTSGEEKRLIDNILRASFEAVSVEDLGKDVLPLLDRLFDTSTSLVFRYDETGKLTPISGKLCEANRIYVAHFYSDDPLQRALHRKPPRVLRMSDVPEWKEYYFRHPAHRECTTRYEMDYFVHLSASENTSPEPGMIGIVLARNHRQPDFKNRELKTMATFLPALGALVRRSERLDKQLRLQSFLDSMLESNPRPKIALDLRGALLWASERAAALVHLNPNAPDPVPGLLAEGARRLGALVGERPVSLFPFSSVAIPRKDRSLIRAELRLTRSRRGDYFVVAELEDPEISPPLAEAATRHRLTSAETQVLNLIALGLSNKEISQRLFVSMPTVCSHVAHILKKLGIHSRSQAVLIANGLKPDPGADII, from the coding sequence ATGCGGACAAGCGGGGAAGAAAAGCGGCTAATCGACAACATCCTGCGTGCCTCTTTCGAAGCCGTGTCGGTGGAGGATTTGGGCAAGGACGTCTTGCCCTTGCTCGACCGCCTCTTCGATACGAGCACGTCCCTGGTCTTTCGATATGACGAGACCGGCAAACTCACTCCGATTTCCGGCAAATTATGCGAGGCCAACCGGATCTATGTCGCGCATTTCTATTCCGACGATCCTTTGCAGCGAGCTTTGCACCGCAAGCCTCCCCGAGTCCTAAGGATGTCCGACGTCCCGGAATGGAAAGAGTATTACTTCCGCCATCCCGCCCACCGGGAATGCACCACCCGCTACGAGATGGACTACTTCGTCCATCTTTCGGCCAGCGAAAATACAAGCCCTGAACCGGGGATGATCGGAATAGTGCTGGCCCGGAACCACCGGCAACCCGATTTTAAGAACCGCGAATTAAAGACCATGGCGACTTTCCTCCCCGCGCTGGGGGCCTTGGTGCGGCGAAGCGAACGTCTCGACAAGCAGCTTCGCTTGCAATCCTTTCTCGACTCGATGCTGGAGTCCAATCCTCGGCCGAAGATCGCTCTCGACCTGAGGGGCGCTCTTTTGTGGGCTTCGGAACGAGCGGCGGCCTTGGTCCATTTAAATCCCAACGCGCCGGATCCGGTGCCTGGCCTCCTGGCCGAAGGCGCGCGGCGCCTGGGGGCCCTCGTGGGCGAAAGGCCGGTCTCTTTATTCCCGTTCTCCTCGGTGGCCATCCCGCGGAAAGACCGGTCCCTCATTCGGGCGGAGCTGCGCTTGACCCGCTCCCGAAGAGGAGACTACTTTGTGGTCGCCGAATTGGAGGACCCCGAGATCTCTCCGCCGCTCGCCGAAGCCGCGACGCGCCATCGACTCACATCGGCCGAGACCCAAGTGCTCAACTTGATTGCTTTGGGGTTGAGCAACAAGGAGATCAGCCAGCGACTTTTCGTGTCGATGCCGACGGTATGCTCCCATGTAGCCCATATCCTTAAGAAATTGGGGATTCATTCGCGTTCCCAAGCGGTTTTGATCGCCAATGGACTGAAACCCGATCCCGGCGCGGATATTATTTGA
- a CDS encoding pyridoxal-phosphate dependent enzyme — protein MSAIDFEPRFQRERAALAAEADPELRAEGLLNLASREERRGRADLALSIYSSLGDPASPDYVAGVADRARRRSGALGGEGRFGDRFEVFTRNFFAQASDPALLLGMGVAGGLGTALRFGALSRLAASPAAWWSRGLGARALASTGAWLLEAPAFTVATRLGRRALGSDHSTSLPWRDELLSGYLMLGALKLAGAAVGPLTSRLPSFTAGTLRLGSQLGALMLTHRAEIGLGLRSSASADQILAESLGTLLHFHVSGRLSGALFGPGYAQALQGLELRSRDLAVSSLPPRPFPWLGSPAYAAAGPRIETAGPRSEAGARPPVLQMSALPKDGEASPGPGRPALGSGDFSVQEVPNVPRMAVEQIVRQVEPEFFEPELMESLLSRKRPWNEAYRREVERELRQYLNEDGLPTYALQHEKVQRYLGQVWRNSREPGTPFSSEAQAALAEIGAARVFLRDFRFSDGTHFAPSPFLRSAGLSADLGRDFFFLSDIGRTTGSFKERGALVEVRKAALEGVLHVVTASHGNHGLAVALAARKLGLRSTVVVPDTTPQVKVERLRSLGATVVSTGEKPWRGYEEARDWAVQYVLERNLHLRERLELDPVARYIHGFEDVIPGQGVAAYEILEALNRLPVAQRESLSRATFLVPTGGGGLAAGLATVLKAELPQARVIGVLSEEAPAMHLSLIDGRRSEVFLNAKSLCDSGIGLTIPGARAFRLLSELLDGSLPVSDAWVGEAMRRIYRHEGLKVEGGAATGLAAVLSGRLSEWGVAPEAPIVTVFTGGNIDSSRHADVMAGREAALPSPPPQR, from the coding sequence ATGAGTGCCATCGATTTCGAGCCACGCTTTCAACGAGAAAGGGCGGCGCTAGCCGCCGAGGCCGATCCCGAGCTTCGCGCCGAGGGCCTGCTGAACCTGGCCTCGCGCGAGGAGAGGCGGGGCAGGGCCGACCTTGCCCTGAGCATCTACTCGAGCCTGGGCGATCCGGCGTCGCCGGATTACGTTGCCGGGGTGGCCGATCGCGCCCGGCGGAGAAGCGGGGCCTTGGGCGGCGAGGGCCGATTCGGCGACCGCTTCGAGGTTTTCACCCGCAATTTTTTCGCGCAAGCCAGCGATCCGGCTTTACTGCTGGGCATGGGCGTGGCCGGCGGCTTGGGCACGGCCCTGCGTTTCGGCGCCCTCAGCCGCTTGGCGGCTTCACCGGCCGCTTGGTGGAGCCGGGGGCTCGGCGCTCGAGCCCTGGCCTCGACCGGGGCCTGGCTCTTGGAGGCTCCGGCCTTCACCGTTGCGACGCGCCTCGGTCGAAGGGCCTTGGGATCGGATCATTCCACTTCCTTGCCTTGGAGGGATGAGCTTCTCTCCGGCTACCTGATGCTGGGCGCGCTCAAGCTGGCCGGGGCCGCGGTCGGGCCGTTGACCAGTCGGCTGCCATCCTTCACGGCCGGGACCTTGCGACTGGGCTCCCAACTCGGCGCCCTGATGCTGACTCATCGGGCCGAGATCGGTCTCGGCCTGCGGTCTTCCGCTTCGGCCGACCAGATCCTGGCCGAATCCTTGGGCACCTTGCTGCATTTCCACGTTTCGGGACGATTGAGCGGGGCCCTGTTCGGTCCAGGCTATGCCCAAGCCTTGCAGGGCTTGGAGCTGCGCTCTCGAGACTTGGCCGTTTCGAGCCTGCCGCCGCGACCCTTTCCCTGGCTCGGCTCGCCGGCATACGCCGCCGCCGGTCCGCGGATTGAAACGGCCGGGCCCCGGAGCGAAGCCGGGGCCAGACCGCCGGTTCTGCAGATGTCGGCTCTGCCCAAGGATGGCGAGGCCTCACCGGGGCCGGGCCGGCCGGCTTTGGGGAGCGGCGATTTCTCGGTGCAGGAGGTCCCGAACGTCCCTCGAATGGCGGTGGAGCAGATCGTCCGTCAAGTCGAGCCGGAATTCTTCGAGCCCGAGCTGATGGAGAGCCTGCTCTCCCGGAAGCGGCCTTGGAACGAAGCTTACCGCCGCGAAGTCGAAAGGGAGCTACGGCAATACCTGAACGAAGACGGCTTGCCGACCTACGCCTTGCAGCATGAAAAGGTGCAGCGCTATCTGGGCCAGGTCTGGCGGAATTCGCGGGAGCCGGGAACGCCTTTCTCGTCCGAGGCCCAGGCCGCGCTCGCCGAAATCGGAGCGGCCCGGGTTTTTCTCCGCGATTTCCGATTCTCCGACGGCACTCACTTCGCGCCTTCGCCTTTCCTCCGCTCGGCCGGACTTTCGGCCGATTTGGGAAGGGATTTCTTTTTCCTCAGCGACATCGGGCGGACCACCGGCTCCTTCAAGGAGCGCGGCGCCCTGGTCGAGGTGCGGAAGGCCGCCTTGGAGGGAGTGCTTCACGTCGTGACCGCCTCCCACGGCAATCACGGCTTGGCGGTGGCCTTGGCCGCGCGGAAACTGGGCCTCCGCAGCACCGTCGTGGTTCCCGACACCACGCCGCAGGTGAAGGTCGAGCGGCTTCGCTCGCTCGGCGCGACCGTCGTCAGCACCGGCGAGAAACCCTGGCGCGGTTACGAAGAGGCCCGCGATTGGGCCGTCCAATACGTTCTGGAGCGCAACCTCCACTTGCGGGAACGGCTCGAGCTCGATCCGGTCGCCCGCTACATCCATGGCTTCGAAGACGTGATCCCGGGGCAGGGCGTGGCGGCCTACGAGATTCTCGAAGCGTTGAACCGCCTGCCGGTGGCCCAGCGCGAAAGCCTTTCCCGCGCTACATTCTTGGTCCCGACCGGCGGCGGCGGCTTGGCGGCCGGGTTGGCGACGGTGCTCAAGGCCGAATTGCCCCAGGCCCGCGTCATCGGGGTCCTCTCCGAGGAAGCTCCCGCGATGCATCTTTCCTTGATCGATGGGCGGCGCAGCGAGGTCTTTCTCAACGCCAAGAGCCTTTGCGACAGCGGGATCGGCTTGACGATTCCCGGCGCCCGGGCCTTCCGGCTGCTTTCGGAGCTGCTCGACGGCTCCTTGCCAGTGAGCGACGCGTGGGTGGGTGAGGCGATGCGCCGAATCTACCGCCATGAGGGGCTGAAGGTGGAGGGCGGGGCGGCCACCGGGCTGGCCGCCGTCCTGAGCGGCCGCCTCTCCGAATGGGGCGTGGCGCCGGAGGCCCCGATCGTCACCGTTTTTACCGGGGGAAACATCGATTCTTCCCGCCATGCCGATGTCATGGCCGGCCGAGAAGCGGCCCTTCCGAGCCCGCCGCCCCAGCGCTAA
- a CDS encoding adenylosuccinate synthase: MANVVIVGTQWGDEGKGKIVDFFTAHADAVVRFQGGNNAGHTLVVDGQKTILHLIPSGVLHPKKICVIGNGVVVDPKVLLHEIATLKKAGYLKKNENLRISHLAHLIMPYHQAVDLLREKAKGDAKIGTTGRGIGPCYEDKVARRGIRMAEFVEPDLFEARLKGLLPERNAYIQAVLGGEPVSLEALLREYLPLAKAVKPYIADVGELLQAWIAKDKKLLFEGAQGTSLDVDHGTYPYVTSSNTVAGYASCGSGLGPTQIDQVVGIAKAYTTRVGSGPFPTELNDATGEYLRQQGGEFGSTTGRPRRCGWLDLVVIRHAMRANGLTSLVMTKLDVLSGLKKIKVCTGYRLGGKLLKTIPATVEALDRVKPVYQEFPGWPEDLTQVTRWKQMPKAAKSYVEKVEKMLDLPIVSVSVGPSRQQHIVLKNPFK; the protein is encoded by the coding sequence ATGGCCAACGTCGTCATCGTCGGGACCCAGTGGGGCGACGAGGGAAAAGGCAAGATCGTCGATTTCTTCACCGCTCACGCCGATGCGGTCGTCCGTTTTCAAGGCGGAAACAATGCCGGCCACACCCTAGTGGTCGATGGACAGAAGACCATCCTCCATCTGATCCCTTCCGGCGTGCTCCATCCAAAGAAAATTTGCGTCATCGGCAACGGCGTCGTCGTCGATCCCAAGGTCCTGCTCCACGAGATCGCGACCTTGAAGAAGGCCGGCTACCTCAAGAAGAACGAAAATTTGCGGATCAGCCACTTGGCCCATCTGATCATGCCCTACCATCAGGCCGTCGATTTGCTGCGGGAGAAGGCCAAGGGCGATGCCAAGATCGGGACCACCGGCCGGGGCATCGGGCCCTGCTACGAGGACAAGGTGGCCCGGCGGGGCATCCGAATGGCCGAGTTCGTCGAGCCCGACCTCTTCGAGGCCCGGCTGAAGGGGCTGCTGCCCGAGCGCAATGCCTATATCCAGGCGGTTTTGGGCGGCGAGCCGGTCTCGCTCGAGGCCTTGCTCCGGGAATATCTGCCGCTGGCCAAAGCCGTGAAGCCTTACATCGCCGACGTCGGGGAGCTGCTCCAGGCTTGGATCGCCAAGGACAAGAAGCTGCTCTTCGAGGGAGCCCAAGGCACCAGCCTCGACGTCGATCATGGGACTTATCCCTACGTCACCTCCAGCAACACCGTGGCCGGCTACGCTTCCTGCGGCAGCGGGCTGGGTCCGACTCAGATCGACCAAGTGGTGGGGATCGCCAAGGCCTATACCACCCGGGTCGGCAGCGGGCCTTTCCCCACCGAATTGAACGATGCCACCGGCGAATATCTCCGGCAGCAGGGCGGCGAGTTCGGCTCGACCACCGGCCGCCCGCGGCGTTGCGGCTGGCTCGACCTGGTGGTGATCCGCCACGCGATGCGGGCCAACGGCCTGACCTCGCTGGTGATGACCAAGCTCGACGTCTTGAGCGGCCTGAAAAAAATCAAAGTGTGCACCGGTTACCGATTGGGCGGCAAATTGCTGAAAACGATTCCGGCCACGGTCGAGGCCTTGGATCGGGTGAAGCCGGTTTACCAGGAGTTTCCCGGTTGGCCGGAGGACCTCACTCAGGTCACCCGCTGGAAGCAAATGCCCAAGGCCGCCAAGAGCTACGTCGAGAAGGTCGAAAAAATGCTCGACCTCCCCATCGTCTCGGTTTCGGTCGGACCTTCGCGCCAGCAGCACATCGTCCTCAAAAATCCCTTCAAATAA
- a CDS encoding M3 family oligoendopeptidase, whose protein sequence is MNPITDVTRPLQRRANRYFHDYQEKLSGDATERFLAGVLEEVQRAASLADWEKALGRWNEVKAHIETHFELVQLAFQRFTEDPAVEAEEKRLREEVEPVYSVWNAKVREKFLASPERPSLEAKHGKQYFAQLQLAQDSFDPRNVAIETKINEVLAEYTKLSGGAYFEVEGKKYPLAHIKKFSSSPKAELRRDSYKSYTGWFLKNKPELEGIYDRLIGFRDEMGKTKGHRDFIPLAYQKMRRLDYGPSEVASLREQIREVLVPLAAKIRATQAKDLGLAKVMAWDMDYFPAWKLGDMKVPIEAQPATALKIYERLSPKLAEHFRRMMDWQLIDVPARPGKAPGAFCTGFYDYRVPYIFLNSVGESSDLTTLLHESGHAFQAWESRDIELLELSHPTLEACEVHSMGMEFLAHPYYEEFYSPQDANLLKQRHLAESILILPYIAMVDEFQHLVYSGQAKGEKGREEAWQDLEDKYAPGVDFGDLAEWKRNRWLRQLHIFQVPFYYIDYAIAQIGAWQLWAQSLEDKGAAMENYLELCRLGGTLPLKAFFKAGRLALPFEPGMLRELVGRLPEP, encoded by the coding sequence GTGAATCCGATCACCGATGTCACCCGGCCGCTCCAGCGCCGGGCCAACCGATATTTCCATGATTACCAAGAGAAGCTGAGCGGCGACGCGACCGAGCGCTTTCTTGCCGGGGTCCTCGAGGAGGTTCAGCGGGCCGCGAGCTTGGCCGATTGGGAAAAGGCCCTCGGCCGCTGGAACGAGGTCAAGGCCCACATCGAGACCCACTTCGAGCTGGTCCAGCTGGCCTTTCAGCGCTTCACCGAGGATCCGGCCGTCGAGGCCGAAGAGAAGCGTTTGCGGGAGGAGGTCGAGCCGGTTTATTCGGTGTGGAACGCCAAGGTCCGCGAAAAATTCCTGGCCTCGCCGGAGCGCCCGAGCCTCGAGGCCAAGCACGGCAAGCAATATTTCGCCCAGCTCCAGCTGGCTCAAGACTCCTTCGATCCGCGGAACGTCGCGATCGAGACCAAGATCAACGAAGTGCTGGCCGAGTACACCAAGCTCAGCGGCGGAGCCTACTTCGAGGTCGAGGGAAAGAAGTACCCGCTGGCCCACATCAAGAAATTCTCCTCCTCGCCCAAGGCCGAGCTGCGTCGCGACAGTTACAAGAGCTACACCGGCTGGTTCCTCAAGAATAAGCCCGAGCTGGAGGGGATCTACGACCGGCTGATCGGCTTCCGCGACGAGATGGGCAAGACCAAGGGCCACCGCGATTTCATCCCGCTGGCCTATCAAAAGATGCGCCGTCTCGACTACGGGCCTTCCGAGGTGGCTTCGCTCCGCGAGCAGATCCGGGAGGTCCTGGTGCCGCTGGCCGCCAAGATCCGGGCCACCCAGGCCAAGGATTTAGGCTTGGCCAAGGTGATGGCCTGGGACATGGATTATTTTCCGGCCTGGAAGCTCGGCGACATGAAAGTGCCGATCGAGGCTCAGCCCGCGACGGCCCTCAAGATCTATGAGCGGCTTTCGCCCAAGCTGGCCGAGCATTTCCGGCGGATGATGGATTGGCAGCTCATCGACGTTCCGGCGCGGCCGGGCAAGGCCCCCGGCGCCTTTTGCACCGGCTTCTACGACTATCGGGTGCCTTATATTTTTCTGAACAGCGTCGGCGAGTCCTCGGACTTGACGACTTTGCTCCACGAGAGCGGCCACGCCTTCCAAGCTTGGGAGAGCCGGGACATCGAGCTCTTGGAGCTGAGCCATCCGACCTTGGAGGCTTGCGAGGTTCACTCGATGGGCATGGAGTTCCTGGCCCATCCCTACTATGAGGAGTTCTATTCGCCGCAGGACGCCAACTTGCTTAAGCAGCGGCATCTGGCCGAAAGCATCCTGATCCTGCCCTACATCGCCATGGTCGACGAGTTCCAGCACCTGGTTTACTCCGGCCAAGCCAAGGGCGAGAAGGGGCGGGAAGAGGCCTGGCAGGACCTCGAGGACAAATACGCGCCCGGCGTCGATTTCGGCGACTTGGCCGAGTGGAAGCGCAACCGCTGGCTGCGGCAGCTCCACATTTTCCAAGTTCCCTTCTATTATATCGACTACGCCATCGCCCAGATCGGCGCCTGGCAGCTTTGGGCCCAGAGCCTGGAGGACAAGGGGGCGGCGATGGAAAATTACCTCGAGCTTTGCCGGCTCGGCGGGACTCTGCCGCTCAAGGCCTTCTTCAAGGCCGGGCGCCTGGCCTTGCCCTTCGAGCCGGGAATGCTTCGCGAGCTGGTGGGAAGGTTGCCCGAGCCATGA